Proteins encoded together in one Fluviicola sp. window:
- a CDS encoding TlpA disulfide reductase family protein: protein MKFCAILLTCLITIWSFHSCSDAGKKREFKFYLVNLTTKDTLFKTRFDKGEVLKFKCPEDVKQQVLVASVLWKNSQINAVVPVKPGALNNYLVNIGTLKNGNHQQRLIHFSGNHYLNDYEQFLTRIARSEKDTSVLVNAFVENLADFSKKYPKSELTGYHIHSILTTSSEESFTTHLNNRNRVLWQTLLDKADDSFAKELKRMQKANELGNCIQSDPGKLVFQSKTSSIDPAVLEDNLKVVIFWATWCGPCKPQMKQLAALNQKKYLNEPVLFVGVTSESDPQLVFSWIKQNEQKYKGLILFHDSHFCMSTNYAISQYPTILIFDKQDKLIQKGVKIDEVESLIDSLLKK from the coding sequence ATGAAGTTTTGTGCTATTCTACTCACTTGTTTGATAACAATATGGTCTTTCCATTCCTGCAGCGATGCCGGAAAAAAGCGTGAATTCAAATTTTATTTGGTGAATCTGACTACGAAAGACACGCTGTTTAAAACGCGTTTTGACAAAGGGGAAGTATTGAAATTTAAGTGTCCGGAAGACGTGAAACAGCAGGTGCTGGTGGCTTCTGTACTTTGGAAGAATAGCCAGATCAATGCAGTTGTTCCGGTTAAACCGGGAGCTTTGAATAATTACCTGGTAAATATCGGAACATTGAAAAACGGGAATCATCAGCAACGACTTATTCACTTTTCAGGGAATCACTACTTGAATGATTATGAACAGTTTTTAACACGGATTGCCCGGTCGGAAAAAGATACAAGTGTGCTGGTGAATGCTTTTGTAGAAAATCTGGCCGATTTTTCAAAAAAGTATCCCAAAAGTGAACTGACCGGTTATCACATTCACAGCATCCTCACTACTTCGTCTGAAGAAAGTTTCACCACGCATCTGAATAACCGTAACAGAGTTCTTTGGCAAACTTTGCTGGATAAAGCCGACGATTCATTTGCGAAAGAGTTGAAGCGCATGCAGAAAGCAAATGAATTGGGGAATTGCATTCAAAGTGATCCGGGTAAACTTGTTTTTCAAAGTAAAACCTCATCCATTGATCCTGCCGTTCTGGAAGATAATTTGAAAGTTGTTATTTTCTGGGCTACCTGGTGCGGGCCCTGTAAACCTCAAATGAAGCAATTGGCAGCACTGAACCAAAAAAAGTATTTGAATGAACCTGTTTTGTTTGTAGGAGTTACTTCGGAATCAGATCCCCAATTGGTGTTTTCCTGGATAAAACAAAATGAACAGAAATACAAAGGACTGATTTTGTTTCACGACAGCCACTTTTGCATGAGTACCAATTATGCGATTTCCCAATACCCGACAATCCTCATTTTTGACAAACAGGACAAGCTCATTCAAAAAGGAGTTAAAATAGACGAAGTTGAAAGCCTGATAGATTCGTTATTGAAAAAGTAA
- a CDS encoding SRPBCC family protein — protein sequence MYQLKRTQFINTDLQTCWKYFSAPGNLHVITPDYVDFRVHTPVPENMYEGLIIRYTIRPILGIPLTWISEIKTIKEELYFIDEQRRGPYAMWHHEHHFKEVEGGVEMTDLISYRMPFGFIGKFFHWLFIRKQLEDIFAYRIKKVDELFNTSTHVDSALNPLAMHKVSRF from the coding sequence ATGTATCAGCTAAAAAGAACACAATTCATCAATACCGATCTTCAAACCTGTTGGAAATATTTTTCCGCGCCGGGTAATCTGCATGTCATTACACCTGATTACGTCGATTTCAGGGTTCACACTCCGGTTCCGGAAAACATGTACGAAGGATTGATTATTCGTTACACCATTCGCCCCATTTTGGGAATTCCGCTGACCTGGATCAGTGAGATCAAAACCATCAAAGAAGAACTTTATTTCATAGACGAACAGCGGAGAGGCCCGTATGCCATGTGGCACCACGAACACCATTTCAAGGAAGTGGAAGGAGGTGTGGAAATGACCGATCTGATTTCCTATCGTATGCCATTCGGTTTCATCGGCAAGTTTTTTCATTGGCTGTTCATCCGCAAACAACTGGAAGACATCTTTGCTTACCGCATCAAGAAAGTAGACGAATTGTTCAATACAAGCACTCACGTAGATTCTGCATTGAATCCACTGGCGATGCACAAGGTTTCGAGGTTTTAA
- a CDS encoding LytTR family transcriptional regulator DNA-binding domain-containing protein, with product MTKPRIFIVEDEPIIAAFLEQCLKDEGYESLGIADSFDEAKTQMVHLKPDLILLDINLSNGPDGVDLAHFVNQQIGKPFLFVTSNTDSQTLERVKLTNPSGFVMKPFKKIDLVTQIELAWHAYQVRTSNMQVDFTNSVLANTHFFIKDKQKLVKLAYSDITYAEACDNYSILHTKDAKFVVSYSLKHVEAKLPVQEFLRVHRTYMVNISQISQINPKSLLLIDGKEIPVSEAHRSELLKRVNLF from the coding sequence ATGACGAAGCCGAGGATTTTTATTGTAGAGGACGAACCGATCATTGCAGCATTCCTGGAGCAGTGTTTGAAGGACGAAGGTTATGAAAGCCTGGGAATAGCCGACAGTTTCGATGAAGCGAAAACACAAATGGTACATCTCAAACCGGATTTAATCCTACTGGATATCAACCTGAGCAATGGTCCGGATGGTGTGGACCTGGCGCATTTTGTGAACCAGCAAATTGGCAAGCCTTTCCTGTTCGTGACTTCCAATACCGATTCGCAGACGCTGGAACGGGTGAAACTGACGAACCCAAGCGGATTTGTCATGAAACCGTTCAAGAAAATCGACCTGGTAACTCAAATTGAACTGGCCTGGCATGCTTACCAGGTGCGAACCAGCAATATGCAGGTGGATTTTACGAACTCTGTTTTGGCGAATACGCATTTCTTCATCAAAGACAAGCAAAAGCTGGTAAAACTGGCCTATTCCGATATCACCTATGCGGAGGCTTGTGACAATTACTCGATTCTTCACACCAAAGATGCGAAGTTCGTGGTAAGTTACAGCTTGAAACACGTGGAAGCGAAATTGCCGGTACAGGAATTCCTGCGGGTACATCGCACTTACATGGTCAACATCAGCCAGATCTCGCAGATTAATCCCAAATCACTGCTGCTGATTGACGGGAAGGAAATTCCGGTGAGTGAGGCCCATCGTTCCGAATTGTTAAAGCGTGTGAATCTTTTTTGA
- a CDS encoding peroxiredoxin, with protein MAIAVGDKCPAFTLKDQNDQSFDIQSVLGKKIIVLYFYPKDGTPGCTAEACSFRDSYEDFKDLGCEVIGISSDTAKRHAKFAEKNRLSFILLADTGKTVRKLFDVPTNLFGLIPGRVTYIIDKKGIVRYIYNSLTNAAGHIEESINAVKSILHEEA; from the coding sequence ATGGCAATAGCAGTAGGAGACAAATGCCCCGCATTTACATTAAAGGATCAGAACGACCAATCTTTCGATATTCAATCGGTTCTCGGAAAAAAAATCATTGTGCTTTATTTCTACCCGAAGGACGGAACCCCGGGATGTACCGCCGAAGCCTGCTCCTTTCGCGACAGCTACGAAGATTTCAAGGACCTGGGCTGTGAAGTAATCGGGATTTCGAGTGATACCGCTAAAAGACACGCGAAATTCGCTGAAAAGAACCGCCTGAGCTTTATCTTGCTTGCCGACACCGGTAAAACTGTTCGGAAGCTGTTTGATGTCCCTACGAATCTCTTCGGGCTGATCCCGGGAAGGGTCACATATATCATCGACAAAAAAGGAATTGTGCGCTACATTTACAATTCACTGACGAATGCCGCCGGACACATCGAAGAATCTATTAATGCCGTAAAATCCATCCTTCATGAAGAAGCTTAA
- a CDS encoding histidine kinase dimerization/phosphoacceptor domain -containing protein gives MFRSLLLLSIGLTANCIFAQKNTERIDSLNFKAEELYANDVEKSIAVSTRALKLSKESDYQSGEAFAYMNLAVANDIKGNSAVATSYFHKAIRLFKLEKNEENLSYCYSQLGVCYFSQYQYENADFYYRKAIELCKKNGFEIDLADALVNQGITFTYQNKPKAAKKNFLEAIGIYNRKNYPEGLGAAYNSLAKIYYDEGDLHKAIAYFEKSAANFKTYRSDFNLISAYNGTANCYLDLKDYQKAEEYALKSLELSKATGAKEREVFVHETLSRIYSGLGEYQKAYESLNEYTVLSDTIFTQEKSDALAEMQARFEVKDLKLKQRAEEEQHWWQMVILLIIIFIVLLVSVLLFFLFRNKKRINVLLEQKYIMTQANLEQKEFMMGEVHHRVKNNLQIISAILDLQSRELKDPESIKLIDASMNRINAISMIHQKLYQSENIRAVQIGPYLAELVNDLVTHFKKEVNKEIFLNSECDNLSLDIETALPIGLIVAELVMNSCKYAFDKQENPQIGLSLKLRDKKLFLVVADNGNGKSNITEGTHFGAKLIRSMARKLQATINETSSERGLKTELVITKYNVLS, from the coding sequence ATGTTCCGAAGTCTCCTCCTCCTGAGTATTGGCTTAACGGCCAACTGTATTTTTGCCCAAAAGAATACGGAGAGGATAGATTCGCTTAATTTCAAAGCAGAAGAATTGTATGCCAATGACGTGGAAAAATCCATCGCCGTCAGCACCCGGGCATTGAAACTGTCAAAAGAATCTGATTATCAGTCCGGAGAGGCCTTTGCGTACATGAATCTGGCTGTTGCCAATGACATCAAGGGGAATTCTGCCGTTGCCACTTCTTATTTTCACAAAGCCATCCGTTTATTCAAACTGGAAAAGAACGAGGAGAATTTGTCCTATTGCTATTCCCAGCTTGGTGTGTGTTATTTTTCCCAGTACCAATATGAGAATGCCGATTTCTATTACCGGAAAGCCATTGAACTCTGTAAAAAGAACGGCTTTGAAATTGATCTGGCGGATGCATTGGTGAACCAGGGAATCACTTTTACTTATCAGAACAAACCCAAAGCAGCGAAAAAGAATTTCCTGGAAGCCATTGGGATCTACAACCGGAAAAACTACCCGGAAGGTTTGGGGGCAGCTTATAATTCACTGGCCAAGATCTATTACGACGAAGGAGATTTGCACAAGGCCATTGCTTATTTCGAAAAGTCTGCGGCAAATTTCAAAACCTACCGCAGCGATTTCAACCTGATTTCTGCCTATAACGGAACAGCGAACTGCTACCTTGATCTGAAAGATTATCAAAAAGCCGAGGAATACGCGCTCAAAAGCCTGGAATTGTCAAAGGCAACAGGGGCAAAGGAACGGGAAGTATTTGTTCATGAAACTTTGTCGCGGATTTATTCCGGTTTGGGAGAATACCAAAAAGCTTACGAAAGCCTGAATGAGTATACCGTTTTGAGCGACACGATCTTTACGCAGGAAAAAAGCGACGCCCTGGCAGAAATGCAGGCGCGTTTTGAGGTCAAGGACCTGAAGCTGAAACAACGGGCCGAAGAAGAACAGCATTGGTGGCAGATGGTCATTTTACTGATTATTATTTTTATTGTGTTGCTGGTGTCCGTGCTGTTGTTTTTCCTGTTCCGGAATAAAAAACGGATCAATGTACTGCTGGAGCAAAAGTACATCATGACACAGGCCAACCTGGAACAAAAGGAATTCATGATGGGCGAAGTGCATCACCGGGTAAAGAACAACCTGCAGATCATTTCCGCAATTTTGGACTTACAGTCGCGGGAATTGAAAGATCCGGAATCGATTAAACTCATTGATGCGAGCATGAACCGGATCAATGCCATTTCCATGATCCACCAGAAATTGTACCAGTCTGAAAATATCCGTGCGGTGCAGATCGGGCCTTATTTGGCAGAATTGGTAAACGACCTGGTTACGCATTTCAAGAAAGAGGTGAATAAAGAAATTTTCCTGAATTCGGAGTGTGACAACCTGAGCCTGGACATCGAAACAGCATTGCCCATCGGTTTGATCGTGGCGGAATTGGTGATGAATTCCTGCAAGTATGCATTCGATAAACAGGAAAACCCACAGATCGGCCTGTCCTTGAAATTGCGCGACAAGAAACTCTTCCTGGTTGTTGCGGATAATGGCAACGGGAAATCGAATATCACGGAAGGAACGCATTTCGGTGCGAAACTCATCCGTTCCATGGCGCGGAAATTACAGGCAACAATCAACGAAACCAGCAGCGAAAGAGGCTTGAAAACAGAATTAGTAATAACGAAATACAACGTATTGTCATGA
- a CDS encoding YciI family protein gives MKKLNFLFLTAFCAGLLMTSCSREEEKTCSEPQIEPGTEKSVAGDFDQALATELQADDYGMKHYVMAFLKKGPNQNQSPEEVQRLQRAHMANIGKLAEQRKLVVAGPFMDDTDLRGIYIFDVETVEEAEALTKTDPAIQAGRLVMEMHPWYGSAALIKSAEIHKTISKKEI, from the coding sequence ATGAAGAAGCTTAATTTCCTGTTCTTAACTGCTTTTTGCGCAGGTTTGTTGATGACTTCGTGTTCACGCGAAGAAGAGAAAACGTGCTCCGAACCACAGATTGAACCCGGAACTGAAAAAAGTGTGGCAGGTGATTTCGACCAGGCATTGGCAACGGAACTGCAAGCTGACGATTACGGGATGAAGCATTACGTGATGGCTTTCCTGAAGAAAGGGCCGAACCAAAATCAAAGCCCCGAAGAAGTGCAGCGTTTGCAGCGTGCTCACATGGCCAATATCGGGAAACTGGCAGAACAACGCAAACTGGTTGTAGCCGGCCCGTTCATGGACGACACCGACCTGCGCGGAATCTACATTTTCGACGTGGAAACCGTTGAAGAAGCAGAAGCATTGACGAAAACAGATCCTGCAATCCAGGCCGGGCGACTGGTGATGGAAATGCATCCGTGGTATGGTTCTGCCGCCCTGATCAAATCTGCCGAGATCCATAAAACGATTTCGAAGAAGGAGATTTAA